AAAATTACTGCATAATAAACTATCAACTGTAGCGGCAGCATCTGTTATTGTTGTTGTATTATTAATAAACCCTCCTGAGCCGATTGATGTTTGGGTTGAGTTTACTATAGTTGCGGTGTTACCGACAACCGTGCCAGCGGTCGACTCGTTGCACCCGCTACTACCAAATTCATCGGTTTTGATCAAGTACACATCTTTATCACCTGCACCGAAACTCTCGGAATATCCTGCAATAACATACCCACCATCAGTAGTTTGTTGAACCGACCAGCCGCGATCATTACTAGCACCTCCATAAGATTGACTCCATAGAAGGTTGCCATCGGAATCTGTGCGGAGCAAGTAAACATCACCAGCATTTCCAAAGCTTTCCGTATAACCTGCTACGATATACCCTTCATCGGTGGTTTGCTGAACGGAATGGCCAAAATCAGAAGAATTACCACCATACGTTTTCGCCCACGAAATATCTCCAATACTATCGGTCCTAATAAGATAAACATCTGACATTCCTGTGCCAAAACTGCTCGTATACCCTGCTATGATATACCCTTCATCCAGGGTTTGTCTAACGGAATAACCATAATCAGCAGCACTACCGCCGTACGTTTTCGTCCACATCAGATTTCCGCTGCTGTCGGTTTTGACTAAATAAACGTCTGCACTGCCTGCACCAAAACTCAAGGTCTCCGAAACTAAAATATAGCCCCCATCTGTAGTTTGTTGCACAGCCCTTAAACGATCCTCATTGCTTCCACCGTAAATTTTTGTCCACAAAGTATCACCTTGAGCATCGGTTTTGATTAGATAGACATCATGTAGCCCAGCGCCAAAACTGTTGACATGTGCTGAAATAATATACCCGCCATCTACCGTCTGTTGAATTGAGTAAGCTCCATCCGCACTGCTTCCGCCATAAACCTTTGTCCACACGATTTCTCCATTTGCATCGCACTTGATTAAATAAACATCATGACTCCCCGCTCCGAAACTTCCAGAATGTGCTCCGATGATGAATCCTCCATCTGTGGTCTGCTGAACTGTCCAAGCATAATCAGTATTACTTTCTCCAAACGTTTTTGTCCAGAGCATACTACCCTTAGCATCCGTGCGAATTAAATAAACGTCGCGACTGCCAGCTCCAAAACTCGTGGTATAGCCGGCGATAATGTATCCGTCATCAGCATTTTGTTGAACCGAATAGGCGTAATCTACGTTTGTTCCACCGAAAGTTTTCTGAAAAGTAATCTGGGCATTCACAGTGTTGGTGAAAAAAAAAGAGAATGATAGTGCGATAAATGTTTTTATAATTGCTTTCATTTATCTTGCTAATTTATGGATGGAGTTTTAAAAAATCCCTTCGTAATCGCCTTAGAAGGGTAATTCCCCGTAATCATTTCATAAAGCACGACACCCATAGACCAGATGTCTGTGCCGGGCTTTCTCTTCTTCGCCCATGGCTTGCAGTGGTAAGAACTTGAGGGCGACCTCGCGTTTGAGTTTGGTGTCCTCGGCTTTGTAAACGACACCCATACCGCCTTCGCCAAGCTTCTCAACGGTTTTGTAGTGAGAGATAGTTTTGCCGACCATAGTCTTTTAGAGAAAGAAATGACAGGATAGTTAGAAAAAGATAAGCGAGAACGATTTAATTGTCAAGGATTTCCAGCAGTTCCGAAGCCTTAGGCGGGGTCTACTGGTCAATGATTGATATGACCCAAAACGATGTTCATACCTTTAAAGAGTGGTGTGATGAAAACGGCTTCGAGGACGTGTTTCACGACAAATTTAATTCTCAGCATTTTGAAATGGCGATGATTGCCTTTCACGAAGCCAGGGCGGGTGCGTGCAAACCAAAAGAGGAGAGAATGCAAGTTGGGGAAATTGAAGAAACGTTAGCGGGACCGAAATAAAAAATCCCTGCGTTTCAGTGTGGGGCAATCAAAGAACCGAGACATGCGCGGTGGGCACCGCCTGTACGTTTTTTGCGTCCACTGAATCCCGAAAAATCAGGATGAGGCGTGCAATCTGACCGTCCAGAGCTAAGCTCCCAATTTAAAGGTATTAGCTCTTTGATTTATGCCACATGGAAAATCTACAGGGATTTGAGCTGTGTGAAGTTTATTAAAAATGACAATAAAAGTCAAGGAGAAAATTGCTGATTTTTCGCAAATTACTTGACTTGTTTTGGTTTCCAGAACACCTCAGAAACTAAGGAGAGCCTTTTAATGGTTTATGGCAGCCATTTCCGGACGCAAAAGAAAGCAGATATGCGAACGCATGGAACGAGCAAGAGAAATTGTGAGTTTCTATTAGATAAGGTGTATCCGCACCTCGAGAAAGTGGCTTAGAGGCCAAATATGAAAGCCGTTTGGATGGAATAACCTCGTTGCCGACGAGTCCTTGTTTTTTATTTTTGTCTTAGCCTCATTTAGCTTGATGAGTCTAATACGGAAGCCAATTTAAAGTGCAGTTGATAGGCATTATCTTTTTAATCCTGGCAATTATGCGGTTAGCCGGGTTTATATTCAAGACCGCCGAAGCTGATGAAGTGAGAATCAATTCCTATGGCTTGGCCAAAGCTGGCCTTATAGCCGTAGTGCTCAATCTCTTTATTCCTGCCCCCAGAGTCACTACCTTCCTGGGAGCCTTCAGTTTGTGGTCTTTCAGTGGAGCGCTGGCGCTTATGCTCTTGGCTTGGGATAAAACGCGTGATCAGAGG
The genomic region above belongs to candidate division KSB1 bacterium and contains:
- a CDS encoding T9SS type A sorting domain-containing protein — translated: MKAIIKTFIALSFSFFFTNTVNAQITFQKTFGGTNVDYAYSVQQNADDGYIIAGYTTSFGAGSRDVYLIRTDAKGSMLWTKTFGESNTDYAWTVQQTTDGGFIIGAHSGSFGAGSHDVYLIKCDANGEIVWTKVYGGSSADGAYSIQQTVDGGYIISAHVNSFGAGLHDVYLIKTDAQGDTLWTKIYGGSNEDRLRAVQQTTDGGYILVSETLSFGAGSADVYLVKTDSSGNLMWTKTYGGSAADYGYSVRQTLDEGYIIAGYTSSFGTGMSDVYLIRTDSIGDISWAKTYGGNSSDFGHSVQQTTDEGYIVAGYTESFGNAGDVYLLRTDSDGNLLWSQSYGGASNDRGWSVQQTTDGGYVIAGYSESFGAGDKDVYLIKTDEFGSSGCNESTAGTVVGNTATIVNSTQTSIGSGGFINNTTTITDAAATVDSLLCSNFPTDIEQFPDSPDANAEEFTLFQNYPNPFNPSTRISYSLPNSGYVSLKVYDILGREIETIVNEFQKAGTYAAHFDASNLASGIYFYELQVGNEFVETKKMLLMR